Proteins encoded within one genomic window of Pseudorasbora parva isolate DD20220531a chromosome 3, ASM2467924v1, whole genome shotgun sequence:
- the ccnh gene encoding cyclin-H: MYHNSSQKKFWTYDKEESLDKLRLEANQKYCSKALSSGKPGINESMFLDGREEKVLFKHYEKRLMDFCAMFKPVMPKSVVGTACMYFRRFYLNNSLMEYHPRTIMLTCAYLSCKVDEFNVSSTQFVGNLQDSPAGQERALEQILEYELLLIQQLNFHLVVHNPYRPMEGFLIDLKTRYPLLENPEMLRKSAEDFLNRATMTDAGLLFSPSQIALTAILNSAARAGLKIEAYLTECMGLKEDKETLSKMYESMRRMTSLVKAYEFPKAEEVDACKQKLERIHAEFATNLKRKHGYEDDDHVVKRQMVAEEEWTDEDLDAL; encoded by the exons ATGTATCACAACAGCTCACAAAAGAAATTCTGGACTTATGATAAAGAGGAAAGTTTAGATAAATTAAGACTAGAAGCTAATCAGAAGTACTGTTCAAAAGCCCTATCCAGTGGTAAG CCTGGAATAAATGAATCTATGTTTCTTGATGGACGAGAAGAGAAAGTGCTATTCAAACACTATGAGAAGAGACTGATGGACTTCTGTGCCATGTTCAAGCCTGTGATGCCTAAATCTGTTGTG GGAACAGCTTGTATGTATTTTCGAAGATTCTATTTGAACAACTCTTTAATGGAGTATCACCCTCGGACAATAAT GTTGACATGTGCATATCTCTCCTGTAAAGTGGATGAGTTTAATGTGTCCAGCACTCAGTTTGTTGGGAACCTTCAGGACAGCCCAGCGGGGCAGGAAAGGGCTCTAGAACAGATTCTCGAGTATGAGCTGCTTCTAATTCAGCAGCTCAATTTTCATCTGGTGGTTCACAATCCGTATCGGCCCATGGAGGGCTTTCTCATTGACCTGAAG ACCAGATACCCATTGTTAGAGAACCCAGAGATGCTGAGAAAAAGTGCAGAAGACTTTCTTAACAGAGCAACAATGACAGACGCCGGACTTCTCTTCTCTCCGTCTCAGATCGCCCTCACCGCCATCCTCAACAGTGCGGCGCGTGCTGGCCTGAAGATTGAGGC ATATTTGACTGAATGCATGGGGCTTAAAGAGGATAAAGAGACCCTCTCTAAGATGTACGAGTCAATGAGAC GAATGACAAGTCTTGTTAAAGCGTATGAGTTTCCTAAAGCTGAGGAAGTTGATGCCTGCAAACAGAAACTGGAAAGGATTCATGCTGAATTTGCTACAAACTT GAAAAGAAAACATGGATATGAAGATGACGATCACGTTGTGAAAAGGCAGATGGTTGCTGAGGAA GAATGGACTGATGAGGATTTGGATGCATTGTGA